A genomic segment from Nitrosopumilus sp. K4 encodes:
- a CDS encoding DUF1059 domain-containing protein, with translation MAKKFACGDVVEGCGWSATADDESGLFKKISEHAKNEHNMTDIPDEVIQKVKSKIQEV, from the coding sequence ATGGCAAAAAAATTTGCTTGTGGTGACGTCGTAGAAGGTTGTGGATGGTCCGCTACTGCAGACGATGAAAGTGGATTATTTAAAAAAATATCAGAACACGCTAAAAATGAGCATAACATGACAGACATTCCTGATGAAGTCATACAAAAAGTAAAATCAAAAATACAAGAAGTCTGA